One genomic segment of Dehalogenimonas alkenigignens includes these proteins:
- a CDS encoding glutaminyl-peptide cyclotransferase, which yields MTDRTVITQHVKRLTVAACLIISFTIAPAACNNDGLQTITTTTATPAVQTATHYTYRIVNSYPHDRTAFTQGLVYFNGFLYESTGLNGQSSIRKVELATGMVMQSKTLPQQYFGEGLTMWQDTLIQLTWQSGIGFVYDRETFDLESDFNYVTEGWGLANDGSRIIMSDGTANLYFLDPVTLQRTSQIEVKDGTTPVVRLNELEFIDGKIYANVWQTDRIAIIDPASGRVESWIDLTGLLTPAQAAGIYVDVLNGIAYDAAQKRLFVTGKLWPLIFEIQLVAG from the coding sequence GTGACAGATCGAACAGTGATAACCCAACACGTAAAGCGTTTAACGGTCGCGGCGTGCCTCATCATCTCATTTACCATCGCGCCTGCAGCCTGCAACAACGACGGATTGCAAACCATCACGACGACAACAGCGACGCCTGCCGTCCAGACGGCTACCCATTACACTTACCGCATCGTTAACAGTTATCCCCATGACCGTACCGCCTTCACCCAGGGATTGGTTTACTTCAATGGATTCCTCTACGAAAGCACGGGTCTGAACGGTCAGTCATCAATTCGTAAGGTGGAGCTGGCGACGGGTATGGTGATGCAATCAAAGACGCTGCCCCAACAGTATTTTGGGGAGGGGCTGACGATGTGGCAGGACACTCTCATTCAGCTCACCTGGCAATCAGGCATCGGCTTTGTTTATGACCGTGAAACGTTTGATCTGGAGAGTGATTTCAATTACGTCACCGAGGGCTGGGGCCTGGCCAATGACGGCAGCCGCATCATCATGAGCGATGGCACAGCCAATCTTTACTTCCTTGATCCGGTTACCTTACAGCGGACGAGTCAGATAGAGGTCAAAGACGGGACGACGCCAGTAGTAAGGCTTAATGAATTGGAGTTTATCGACGGCAAAATCTATGCCAATGTATGGCAGACTGACCGCATCGCTATCATTGATCCGGCCAGCGGCCGGGTCGAAAGTTGGATAGACCTTACCGGGCTTCTGACACCAGCCCAGGCAGCCGGCATTTATGTAGATGTTCTAAATGGAATTGCTTATGATGCGGCGCAGAAGCGATTGTTTGTCACCGGCAAACTTTGGCCATTAATATTTGAGATCCAGCTGGTGGCCGGATGA
- the smpB gene encoding SsrA-binding protein SmpB, with translation MGEIKVVATNQKAYHNYYISDPMEAGLVLTGTEIKSLRGGRVNLGDAYVKPENGEMWLLNAHIARYEAGSYMSHEPTRSRKLLVHKKEMRTMLGRIKEKGLTLVPTKIYIKGNVAKVEVAVGKGKKLYDKREVIEKRESDRELGRILKNRLA, from the coding sequence ATGGGCGAGATTAAGGTCGTCGCTACCAACCAAAAGGCGTACCACAACTACTATATCAGCGACCCGATGGAAGCCGGGCTCGTCCTGACCGGTACGGAGATCAAATCACTCCGCGGCGGCCGAGTTAACTTGGGCGACGCCTATGTCAAGCCGGAAAACGGCGAGATGTGGCTCCTGAATGCCCATATTGCTCGTTATGAGGCTGGTTCCTACATGAGCCATGAACCGACGCGGAGCCGCAAGCTTCTGGTCCATAAGAAGGAGATGCGTACCATGCTCGGGCGCATCAAGGAAAAAGGCCTGACCCTGGTGCCGACCAAAATCTACATTAAAGGAAATGTCGCTAAAGTGGAAGTCGCGGTCGGCAAAGGTAAAAAGCTCTATGACAAACGCGAGGTCATCGAGAAAAGAGAGAGCGATCGCGAACTGGGCCGCATTCTGAAAAATCGGCTCGCATGA